From the genome of Globicephala melas chromosome 16, mGloMel1.2, whole genome shotgun sequence, one region includes:
- the PTPRE gene encoding receptor-type tyrosine-protein phosphatase epsilon isoform X2 yields the protein MEPFCPLLLAGVSLPLAKAFKGNETTTAQSNWTSTTAGAPAPGPPAPGAPQPLLAWLLLPLLLFLFLAAYFFRFRKQRKAVVSSNDKKMPNGILEEQEQQRVMLLSRSPSGPKKYFPIPVGHLEEEIRVRSADDCKRFREEFNSLPSGHVPGTFELANKEENREKNRYPNILPNDHSRVILSQVDGTPCSDYINASYIDGYKEKNKFIAAQGPKQETVNDFWRMIWEQKSATIVMLTNLKERKEEKCYQYWPDQGCWTYGSIRVCVEDCVVLVDYTIRKFCIQSLPDGCKAPRLVCQLHFTSWPDFGVPFTPIGMLKFLKKVRTLNPTHAGPVVVHCSAGVGRTGTFIVIDAMMDMIHAEQKVDVFDFVSRIRNQRPQMVQTDMQYTFIYQALLEYYLYGDTELDVSSLEKHLQTLHGATTHFDQAGLEEEFRKLTNVRIMKENMRTGNLPANMKKARVIQIIPYDFNRVILSMKRGQEYTDYINASFIDGYRQKDYFIATQGPLAHTVEDFWRMVWERECHTIVMLTEVQEREQDKCCQYWPTEGSVTHGEITIEIKSDTLSEAISIRDFLVTFNQPLARQEEQTRVVRQFHFHGWPEIGIPAEGKGMIDLIAAVQKQQQQTGDHPITVHCSAGAGRTGTFIALSNILERVKAEGLLDVFQAVKSLRLQRPHMVQTLVRNRFQRDREWSHVESDVASLKEFKSTGKEGGKVSKKKS from the exons ATGGAGCCCTTCTGTCCGCTCCTGCTGGCCGGTGTTAGCCTGCCCCTCGCCAAGGCCTTCAAGGGCAACGAGACCACCACCGCGCAGAGCAACTGGACCTCCACGACCGCAG GCGCTCCGGCCCCCGGCCCTCCGGCCCCCGGCGCGCCCCAGCCCCTGCTGGCCTGGCTGCTGCTCCCCTTGCTGCTGTTCCTGTTCCTTGCAGCCTACTTCTTCAG GTTCAGGAAGCAGAGGAAGGCAGTGGTCAGCTCCAACGACAAGAAGATGCCTAATGGAATCCTAGAAGAGCAAG AGCAGCAAAGGGTGATGCTTCTCAGCAGGTCCCCCTCGGGGCCCAAGAAGTACTTTCCCATCCCCGTGGGGCACCTGGAGGAGGAGATCCGGGTCCGCTCGGCGGATGACTGCAAGAGGTTTCGGGAGGAGTTCAAT TCGCTGCCGTCCGGACACGTACCAGGAACTTTTGAGCTGGCcaataaggaagaaaacagagagaagaacAGATACCCCAACATCCTTCCCA ATGACCATTCCAGGGTAATTTTAAGCCAGGTGGACGGAACCCCATGTTCAGACTACATCAATGCTTCATACATAGAT ggttataaagagaagaataaattCATAGCAGCTCAAG GCCCTAAACAGGAGACAGTGAATGATTTCTGGAGGATGATCTGGGAGCAGAAGTCTGCAACCATCGTCATGTTGACGAacctgaaagaaaggaaagag GAGAAGTGCTATCAGTACTGGCCGGACCAGGGCTGCTGGACCTACGGAAGCATCCGGGTGTGTGTGGAGGATTGCGTGGTCCTGGTGGATTATACCATCCGGAAGTTCTGCATTCAGTCC CTCCCCGATGGCTGCAAAGCCCCTCGGCTCGTCTGCCAGCTGCACTTCACCAGCTGGCCCGACTTCGGAGTGCCCTTCACCCCCATCGGGATGCTCAAGTTCCTGAAGAAAGTGAGGACACTCAACCCCACGCACGCCGGGCCCGTCGTGGTCCACTGCAG CGCGGGCGTGGGCCGGACGGGCACCTTCATAGTGATCGATGCCATGATGGACATGATACACGCCGAGCAGAAGGTGGACGTCTTTGATTTCGTGTCCAGAATCCGCAATCAGCGGCCTCAGATGGTTCAGACGGAC ATGCAGTACACGTTCATCTACCAAGCCTTACTGGAGTACTACCTCTACGGGGACACCGAGCTGGACGTGTCCTCCCTGGAGAAGCACCTGCAGACGCTGCACGGTGCCACCACCCACTTCGACCAGGCCGGGCTGGAGGAGGAGTTCCGG AAGCTGACAAATGTCCGGATCATGAAGGAGAACATGAGGACAGGCAACCTGCCGGCCAACATGAAGAAGGCCAGGGTCATCCAGATCATCCCGT ATGACTTCAACCGCGTCATCCTTTCCATGAAAAGGGGCCAGGAGTACACGGATTACATCAACGCGTCCTTTATAGAC GGCTACCGGCAGAAGGACTACTTCATCGCCACCCAGGGGCCCCTGGCGCACACAGTGGAGGACTTCTGGAGGATGGTCTGGGAGCGGGAGTGCCATACGATCGTGATGCTGACCGAGGTCCAGGAGAGAGAGCAG GATAAATGCTGCCAGTATTGGCCAACAGAGGGCTCAGTGACTCATGGAGAAATAACGATCGAAATAAAGAGCGATACCCTTTCTGAAGCCATCAGTATACGAGACTTCCTGGTCACTTTCAATCAG CCCCTGGCCCGCCAGGAGGAGCAGACCCGGGTCGTGCGACAGTTCCACTTCCACGGCTGGCCGGAGATCGGGATCCCCGCCGAGGGCAAAGGCATGATCGACCTCATTGCGGCcgtgcagaagcagcagcagcagacgGGCGATCACCCCATCACCGTGCACTGCAG TGCTGGAGCTGGGCGCACAGGGACTTTCATAGCACTCAGCAACATTCTGGAACGGGTCAAAGCTGAGGGACTTTTAGACGTATTCCAAGCTGTGAAGAGCTTACGACTTCAGAGGCCACATATGGTGCAAACCCTGGTAAGAAACCGTTTCCAGAGGGATCGAGAATGGTCTCATGTTGAATCTGATGTAGCTTCATTGAAGGAGTTCAAGTCCACGGGGAAGGAGGGAGGTAAAGTTTCCAAGAAAAAGAGCTAA
- the PTPRE gene encoding receptor-type tyrosine-protein phosphatase epsilon isoform X6, protein MEPFCPLLLAGVSLPLAKAFKGNETTTAQSNWTSTTAGAPAPGPPAPGAPQPLLAWLLLPLLLFLFLAAYFFRFRKQRKAVVSSNDKKMPNGILEEQEQQRVMLLSRSPSGPKKYFPIPVGHLEEEIRVRSADDCKRFREEFNSLPSGHVPGTFELANKEENREKNRYPNILPNDHSRVILSQVDGTPCSDYINASYIDGYKEKNKFIAAQGPKQETVNDFWRMIWEQKSATIVMLTNLKERKEEKCYQYWPDQGCWTYGSIRVCVEDCVVLVDYTIRKFCIQSLPDGCKAPRLVCQLHFTSWPDFGVPFTPIGMLKFLKKVRTLNPTHAGPVVVHCSAGVGRTGTFIVIDAMMDMIHAEQKVDVFDFVSRIRNQRPQMVQTDMQYTFIYQALLEYYLYGDTELDVSSLEKHLQTLHGATTHFDQAGLEEEFRKLTNVRIMKENMRTGNLPANMKKARVIQIIPYDFNRVILSMKRGQEYTDYINASFIDGYRQKDYFIATQGPLAHTVEDFWRMVWERECHTIVMLTEVQEREQDKCCQYWPTEGSVTHGEITIEIKSDTLSEAISIRDFLVTFNQPLARQEEQTRVVRQFHFHGWPEIGIPAEGKGMIDLIAAVQKQQQQTGDHPITVHCSAGAGRTGTFIALSNILERVKAEGLLDVFQAVKSLRLQRPHMVQTLEQYEFCYKVVQDFIDIFSDYANFK, encoded by the exons ATGGAGCCCTTCTGTCCGCTCCTGCTGGCCGGTGTTAGCCTGCCCCTCGCCAAGGCCTTCAAGGGCAACGAGACCACCACCGCGCAGAGCAACTGGACCTCCACGACCGCAG GCGCTCCGGCCCCCGGCCCTCCGGCCCCCGGCGCGCCCCAGCCCCTGCTGGCCTGGCTGCTGCTCCCCTTGCTGCTGTTCCTGTTCCTTGCAGCCTACTTCTTCAG GTTCAGGAAGCAGAGGAAGGCAGTGGTCAGCTCCAACGACAAGAAGATGCCTAATGGAATCCTAGAAGAGCAAG AGCAGCAAAGGGTGATGCTTCTCAGCAGGTCCCCCTCGGGGCCCAAGAAGTACTTTCCCATCCCCGTGGGGCACCTGGAGGAGGAGATCCGGGTCCGCTCGGCGGATGACTGCAAGAGGTTTCGGGAGGAGTTCAAT TCGCTGCCGTCCGGACACGTACCAGGAACTTTTGAGCTGGCcaataaggaagaaaacagagagaagaacAGATACCCCAACATCCTTCCCA ATGACCATTCCAGGGTAATTTTAAGCCAGGTGGACGGAACCCCATGTTCAGACTACATCAATGCTTCATACATAGAT ggttataaagagaagaataaattCATAGCAGCTCAAG GCCCTAAACAGGAGACAGTGAATGATTTCTGGAGGATGATCTGGGAGCAGAAGTCTGCAACCATCGTCATGTTGACGAacctgaaagaaaggaaagag GAGAAGTGCTATCAGTACTGGCCGGACCAGGGCTGCTGGACCTACGGAAGCATCCGGGTGTGTGTGGAGGATTGCGTGGTCCTGGTGGATTATACCATCCGGAAGTTCTGCATTCAGTCC CTCCCCGATGGCTGCAAAGCCCCTCGGCTCGTCTGCCAGCTGCACTTCACCAGCTGGCCCGACTTCGGAGTGCCCTTCACCCCCATCGGGATGCTCAAGTTCCTGAAGAAAGTGAGGACACTCAACCCCACGCACGCCGGGCCCGTCGTGGTCCACTGCAG CGCGGGCGTGGGCCGGACGGGCACCTTCATAGTGATCGATGCCATGATGGACATGATACACGCCGAGCAGAAGGTGGACGTCTTTGATTTCGTGTCCAGAATCCGCAATCAGCGGCCTCAGATGGTTCAGACGGAC ATGCAGTACACGTTCATCTACCAAGCCTTACTGGAGTACTACCTCTACGGGGACACCGAGCTGGACGTGTCCTCCCTGGAGAAGCACCTGCAGACGCTGCACGGTGCCACCACCCACTTCGACCAGGCCGGGCTGGAGGAGGAGTTCCGG AAGCTGACAAATGTCCGGATCATGAAGGAGAACATGAGGACAGGCAACCTGCCGGCCAACATGAAGAAGGCCAGGGTCATCCAGATCATCCCGT ATGACTTCAACCGCGTCATCCTTTCCATGAAAAGGGGCCAGGAGTACACGGATTACATCAACGCGTCCTTTATAGAC GGCTACCGGCAGAAGGACTACTTCATCGCCACCCAGGGGCCCCTGGCGCACACAGTGGAGGACTTCTGGAGGATGGTCTGGGAGCGGGAGTGCCATACGATCGTGATGCTGACCGAGGTCCAGGAGAGAGAGCAG GATAAATGCTGCCAGTATTGGCCAACAGAGGGCTCAGTGACTCATGGAGAAATAACGATCGAAATAAAGAGCGATACCCTTTCTGAAGCCATCAGTATACGAGACTTCCTGGTCACTTTCAATCAG CCCCTGGCCCGCCAGGAGGAGCAGACCCGGGTCGTGCGACAGTTCCACTTCCACGGCTGGCCGGAGATCGGGATCCCCGCCGAGGGCAAAGGCATGATCGACCTCATTGCGGCcgtgcagaagcagcagcagcagacgGGCGATCACCCCATCACCGTGCACTGCAG TGCTGGAGCTGGGCGCACAGGGACTTTCATAGCACTCAGCAACATTCTGGAACGGGTCAAAGCTGAGGGACTTTTAGACGTATTCCAAGCTGTGAAGAGCTTACGACTTCAGAGGCCACATATGGTGCAAACCCTG
- the PTPRE gene encoding receptor-type tyrosine-protein phosphatase epsilon isoform X3 has protein sequence MEPFCPLLLAGVSLPLAKAFKGNETTTAQSNWTSTTAGAPAPGPPAPGAPQPLLAWLLLPLLLFLFLAAYFFRFRKQRKAVVSSNDKKMPNGILEEQEQQRVMLLSRSPSGPKKYFPIPVGHLEEEIRVRSADDCKRFREEFNSLPSGHVPGTFELANKEENREKNRYPNILPNDHSRVILSQVDGTPCSDYINASYIDGYKEKNKFIAAQGPKQETVNDFWRMIWEQKSATIVMLTNLKERKEEKCYQYWPDQGCWTYGSIRVCVEDCVVLVDYTIRKFCIQSQLPDGCKAPRLVCQLHFTSWPDFGVPFTPIGMLKFLKKVRTLNPTHAGPVVVHCSAGVGRTGTFIVIDAMMDMIHAEQKVDVFDFVSRIRNQRPQMVQTDMQYTFIYQALLEYYLYGDTELDVSSLEKHLQTLHGATTHFDQAGLEEEFRKLTNVRIMKENMRTGNLPANMKKARVIQIIPYDFNRVILSMKRGQEYTDYINASFIDGYRQKDYFIATQGPLAHTVEDFWRMVWERECHTIVMLTEVQEREQDKCCQYWPTEGSVTHGEITIEIKSDTLSEAISIRDFLVTFNQPLARQEEQTRVVRQFHFHGWPEIGIPAEGKGMIDLIAAVQKQQQQTGDHPITVHCSAGAGRTGTFIALSNILERVKAEGLLDVFQAVKSLRLQRPHMVQTLEQYEFCYKVVQDFIDIFSDYANFK, from the exons ATGGAGCCCTTCTGTCCGCTCCTGCTGGCCGGTGTTAGCCTGCCCCTCGCCAAGGCCTTCAAGGGCAACGAGACCACCACCGCGCAGAGCAACTGGACCTCCACGACCGCAG GCGCTCCGGCCCCCGGCCCTCCGGCCCCCGGCGCGCCCCAGCCCCTGCTGGCCTGGCTGCTGCTCCCCTTGCTGCTGTTCCTGTTCCTTGCAGCCTACTTCTTCAG GTTCAGGAAGCAGAGGAAGGCAGTGGTCAGCTCCAACGACAAGAAGATGCCTAATGGAATCCTAGAAGAGCAAG AGCAGCAAAGGGTGATGCTTCTCAGCAGGTCCCCCTCGGGGCCCAAGAAGTACTTTCCCATCCCCGTGGGGCACCTGGAGGAGGAGATCCGGGTCCGCTCGGCGGATGACTGCAAGAGGTTTCGGGAGGAGTTCAAT TCGCTGCCGTCCGGACACGTACCAGGAACTTTTGAGCTGGCcaataaggaagaaaacagagagaagaacAGATACCCCAACATCCTTCCCA ATGACCATTCCAGGGTAATTTTAAGCCAGGTGGACGGAACCCCATGTTCAGACTACATCAATGCTTCATACATAGAT ggttataaagagaagaataaattCATAGCAGCTCAAG GCCCTAAACAGGAGACAGTGAATGATTTCTGGAGGATGATCTGGGAGCAGAAGTCTGCAACCATCGTCATGTTGACGAacctgaaagaaaggaaagag GAGAAGTGCTATCAGTACTGGCCGGACCAGGGCTGCTGGACCTACGGAAGCATCCGGGTGTGTGTGGAGGATTGCGTGGTCCTGGTGGATTATACCATCCGGAAGTTCTGCATTCAGTCC CAGCTCCCCGATGGCTGCAAAGCCCCTCGGCTCGTCTGCCAGCTGCACTTCACCAGCTGGCCCGACTTCGGAGTGCCCTTCACCCCCATCGGGATGCTCAAGTTCCTGAAGAAAGTGAGGACACTCAACCCCACGCACGCCGGGCCCGTCGTGGTCCACTGCAG CGCGGGCGTGGGCCGGACGGGCACCTTCATAGTGATCGATGCCATGATGGACATGATACACGCCGAGCAGAAGGTGGACGTCTTTGATTTCGTGTCCAGAATCCGCAATCAGCGGCCTCAGATGGTTCAGACGGAC ATGCAGTACACGTTCATCTACCAAGCCTTACTGGAGTACTACCTCTACGGGGACACCGAGCTGGACGTGTCCTCCCTGGAGAAGCACCTGCAGACGCTGCACGGTGCCACCACCCACTTCGACCAGGCCGGGCTGGAGGAGGAGTTCCGG AAGCTGACAAATGTCCGGATCATGAAGGAGAACATGAGGACAGGCAACCTGCCGGCCAACATGAAGAAGGCCAGGGTCATCCAGATCATCCCGT ATGACTTCAACCGCGTCATCCTTTCCATGAAAAGGGGCCAGGAGTACACGGATTACATCAACGCGTCCTTTATAGAC GGCTACCGGCAGAAGGACTACTTCATCGCCACCCAGGGGCCCCTGGCGCACACAGTGGAGGACTTCTGGAGGATGGTCTGGGAGCGGGAGTGCCATACGATCGTGATGCTGACCGAGGTCCAGGAGAGAGAGCAG GATAAATGCTGCCAGTATTGGCCAACAGAGGGCTCAGTGACTCATGGAGAAATAACGATCGAAATAAAGAGCGATACCCTTTCTGAAGCCATCAGTATACGAGACTTCCTGGTCACTTTCAATCAG CCCCTGGCCCGCCAGGAGGAGCAGACCCGGGTCGTGCGACAGTTCCACTTCCACGGCTGGCCGGAGATCGGGATCCCCGCCGAGGGCAAAGGCATGATCGACCTCATTGCGGCcgtgcagaagcagcagcagcagacgGGCGATCACCCCATCACCGTGCACTGCAG TGCTGGAGCTGGGCGCACAGGGACTTTCATAGCACTCAGCAACATTCTGGAACGGGTCAAAGCTGAGGGACTTTTAGACGTATTCCAAGCTGTGAAGAGCTTACGACTTCAGAGGCCACATATGGTGCAAACCCTG
- the PTPRE gene encoding receptor-type tyrosine-protein phosphatase epsilon isoform X4: MNSRNSFSRLTWFRKQRKAVVSSNDKKMPNGILEEQEQQRVMLLSRSPSGPKKYFPIPVGHLEEEIRVRSADDCKRFREEFNSLPSGHVPGTFELANKEENREKNRYPNILPNDHSRVILSQVDGTPCSDYINASYIDGYKEKNKFIAAQGPKQETVNDFWRMIWEQKSATIVMLTNLKERKEEKCYQYWPDQGCWTYGSIRVCVEDCVVLVDYTIRKFCIQSQLPDGCKAPRLVCQLHFTSWPDFGVPFTPIGMLKFLKKVRTLNPTHAGPVVVHCSAGVGRTGTFIVIDAMMDMIHAEQKVDVFDFVSRIRNQRPQMVQTDMQYTFIYQALLEYYLYGDTELDVSSLEKHLQTLHGATTHFDQAGLEEEFRKLTNVRIMKENMRTGNLPANMKKARVIQIIPYDFNRVILSMKRGQEYTDYINASFIDGYRQKDYFIATQGPLAHTVEDFWRMVWERECHTIVMLTEVQEREQDKCCQYWPTEGSVTHGEITIEIKSDTLSEAISIRDFLVTFNQPLARQEEQTRVVRQFHFHGWPEIGIPAEGKGMIDLIAAVQKQQQQTGDHPITVHCSAGAGRTGTFIALSNILERVKAEGLLDVFQAVKSLRLQRPHMVQTLVRNRFQRDREWSHVESDVASLKEFKSTGKEGGKVSKKKS, from the exons ATGAACAGCAGGAACAGCTTCTCTCGGCTCACCTG GTTCAGGAAGCAGAGGAAGGCAGTGGTCAGCTCCAACGACAAGAAGATGCCTAATGGAATCCTAGAAGAGCAAG AGCAGCAAAGGGTGATGCTTCTCAGCAGGTCCCCCTCGGGGCCCAAGAAGTACTTTCCCATCCCCGTGGGGCACCTGGAGGAGGAGATCCGGGTCCGCTCGGCGGATGACTGCAAGAGGTTTCGGGAGGAGTTCAAT TCGCTGCCGTCCGGACACGTACCAGGAACTTTTGAGCTGGCcaataaggaagaaaacagagagaagaacAGATACCCCAACATCCTTCCCA ATGACCATTCCAGGGTAATTTTAAGCCAGGTGGACGGAACCCCATGTTCAGACTACATCAATGCTTCATACATAGAT ggttataaagagaagaataaattCATAGCAGCTCAAG GCCCTAAACAGGAGACAGTGAATGATTTCTGGAGGATGATCTGGGAGCAGAAGTCTGCAACCATCGTCATGTTGACGAacctgaaagaaaggaaagag GAGAAGTGCTATCAGTACTGGCCGGACCAGGGCTGCTGGACCTACGGAAGCATCCGGGTGTGTGTGGAGGATTGCGTGGTCCTGGTGGATTATACCATCCGGAAGTTCTGCATTCAGTCC CAGCTCCCCGATGGCTGCAAAGCCCCTCGGCTCGTCTGCCAGCTGCACTTCACCAGCTGGCCCGACTTCGGAGTGCCCTTCACCCCCATCGGGATGCTCAAGTTCCTGAAGAAAGTGAGGACACTCAACCCCACGCACGCCGGGCCCGTCGTGGTCCACTGCAG CGCGGGCGTGGGCCGGACGGGCACCTTCATAGTGATCGATGCCATGATGGACATGATACACGCCGAGCAGAAGGTGGACGTCTTTGATTTCGTGTCCAGAATCCGCAATCAGCGGCCTCAGATGGTTCAGACGGAC ATGCAGTACACGTTCATCTACCAAGCCTTACTGGAGTACTACCTCTACGGGGACACCGAGCTGGACGTGTCCTCCCTGGAGAAGCACCTGCAGACGCTGCACGGTGCCACCACCCACTTCGACCAGGCCGGGCTGGAGGAGGAGTTCCGG AAGCTGACAAATGTCCGGATCATGAAGGAGAACATGAGGACAGGCAACCTGCCGGCCAACATGAAGAAGGCCAGGGTCATCCAGATCATCCCGT ATGACTTCAACCGCGTCATCCTTTCCATGAAAAGGGGCCAGGAGTACACGGATTACATCAACGCGTCCTTTATAGAC GGCTACCGGCAGAAGGACTACTTCATCGCCACCCAGGGGCCCCTGGCGCACACAGTGGAGGACTTCTGGAGGATGGTCTGGGAGCGGGAGTGCCATACGATCGTGATGCTGACCGAGGTCCAGGAGAGAGAGCAG GATAAATGCTGCCAGTATTGGCCAACAGAGGGCTCAGTGACTCATGGAGAAATAACGATCGAAATAAAGAGCGATACCCTTTCTGAAGCCATCAGTATACGAGACTTCCTGGTCACTTTCAATCAG CCCCTGGCCCGCCAGGAGGAGCAGACCCGGGTCGTGCGACAGTTCCACTTCCACGGCTGGCCGGAGATCGGGATCCCCGCCGAGGGCAAAGGCATGATCGACCTCATTGCGGCcgtgcagaagcagcagcagcagacgGGCGATCACCCCATCACCGTGCACTGCAG TGCTGGAGCTGGGCGCACAGGGACTTTCATAGCACTCAGCAACATTCTGGAACGGGTCAAAGCTGAGGGACTTTTAGACGTATTCCAAGCTGTGAAGAGCTTACGACTTCAGAGGCCACATATGGTGCAAACCCTGGTAAGAAACCGTTTCCAGAGGGATCGAGAATGGTCTCATGTTGAATCTGATGTAGCTTCATTGAAGGAGTTCAAGTCCACGGGGAAGGAGGGAGGTAAAGTTTCCAAGAAAAAGAGCTAA
- the PTPRE gene encoding receptor-type tyrosine-protein phosphatase epsilon isoform X1, translating to MEPFCPLLLAGVSLPLAKAFKGNETTTAQSNWTSTTAGAPAPGPPAPGAPQPLLAWLLLPLLLFLFLAAYFFRFRKQRKAVVSSNDKKMPNGILEEQEQQRVMLLSRSPSGPKKYFPIPVGHLEEEIRVRSADDCKRFREEFNSLPSGHVPGTFELANKEENREKNRYPNILPNDHSRVILSQVDGTPCSDYINASYIDGYKEKNKFIAAQGPKQETVNDFWRMIWEQKSATIVMLTNLKERKEEKCYQYWPDQGCWTYGSIRVCVEDCVVLVDYTIRKFCIQSQLPDGCKAPRLVCQLHFTSWPDFGVPFTPIGMLKFLKKVRTLNPTHAGPVVVHCSAGVGRTGTFIVIDAMMDMIHAEQKVDVFDFVSRIRNQRPQMVQTDMQYTFIYQALLEYYLYGDTELDVSSLEKHLQTLHGATTHFDQAGLEEEFRKLTNVRIMKENMRTGNLPANMKKARVIQIIPYDFNRVILSMKRGQEYTDYINASFIDGYRQKDYFIATQGPLAHTVEDFWRMVWERECHTIVMLTEVQEREQDKCCQYWPTEGSVTHGEITIEIKSDTLSEAISIRDFLVTFNQPLARQEEQTRVVRQFHFHGWPEIGIPAEGKGMIDLIAAVQKQQQQTGDHPITVHCSAGAGRTGTFIALSNILERVKAEGLLDVFQAVKSLRLQRPHMVQTLVRNRFQRDREWSHVESDVASLKEFKSTGKEGGKVSKKKS from the exons ATGGAGCCCTTCTGTCCGCTCCTGCTGGCCGGTGTTAGCCTGCCCCTCGCCAAGGCCTTCAAGGGCAACGAGACCACCACCGCGCAGAGCAACTGGACCTCCACGACCGCAG GCGCTCCGGCCCCCGGCCCTCCGGCCCCCGGCGCGCCCCAGCCCCTGCTGGCCTGGCTGCTGCTCCCCTTGCTGCTGTTCCTGTTCCTTGCAGCCTACTTCTTCAG GTTCAGGAAGCAGAGGAAGGCAGTGGTCAGCTCCAACGACAAGAAGATGCCTAATGGAATCCTAGAAGAGCAAG AGCAGCAAAGGGTGATGCTTCTCAGCAGGTCCCCCTCGGGGCCCAAGAAGTACTTTCCCATCCCCGTGGGGCACCTGGAGGAGGAGATCCGGGTCCGCTCGGCGGATGACTGCAAGAGGTTTCGGGAGGAGTTCAAT TCGCTGCCGTCCGGACACGTACCAGGAACTTTTGAGCTGGCcaataaggaagaaaacagagagaagaacAGATACCCCAACATCCTTCCCA ATGACCATTCCAGGGTAATTTTAAGCCAGGTGGACGGAACCCCATGTTCAGACTACATCAATGCTTCATACATAGAT ggttataaagagaagaataaattCATAGCAGCTCAAG GCCCTAAACAGGAGACAGTGAATGATTTCTGGAGGATGATCTGGGAGCAGAAGTCTGCAACCATCGTCATGTTGACGAacctgaaagaaaggaaagag GAGAAGTGCTATCAGTACTGGCCGGACCAGGGCTGCTGGACCTACGGAAGCATCCGGGTGTGTGTGGAGGATTGCGTGGTCCTGGTGGATTATACCATCCGGAAGTTCTGCATTCAGTCC CAGCTCCCCGATGGCTGCAAAGCCCCTCGGCTCGTCTGCCAGCTGCACTTCACCAGCTGGCCCGACTTCGGAGTGCCCTTCACCCCCATCGGGATGCTCAAGTTCCTGAAGAAAGTGAGGACACTCAACCCCACGCACGCCGGGCCCGTCGTGGTCCACTGCAG CGCGGGCGTGGGCCGGACGGGCACCTTCATAGTGATCGATGCCATGATGGACATGATACACGCCGAGCAGAAGGTGGACGTCTTTGATTTCGTGTCCAGAATCCGCAATCAGCGGCCTCAGATGGTTCAGACGGAC ATGCAGTACACGTTCATCTACCAAGCCTTACTGGAGTACTACCTCTACGGGGACACCGAGCTGGACGTGTCCTCCCTGGAGAAGCACCTGCAGACGCTGCACGGTGCCACCACCCACTTCGACCAGGCCGGGCTGGAGGAGGAGTTCCGG AAGCTGACAAATGTCCGGATCATGAAGGAGAACATGAGGACAGGCAACCTGCCGGCCAACATGAAGAAGGCCAGGGTCATCCAGATCATCCCGT ATGACTTCAACCGCGTCATCCTTTCCATGAAAAGGGGCCAGGAGTACACGGATTACATCAACGCGTCCTTTATAGAC GGCTACCGGCAGAAGGACTACTTCATCGCCACCCAGGGGCCCCTGGCGCACACAGTGGAGGACTTCTGGAGGATGGTCTGGGAGCGGGAGTGCCATACGATCGTGATGCTGACCGAGGTCCAGGAGAGAGAGCAG GATAAATGCTGCCAGTATTGGCCAACAGAGGGCTCAGTGACTCATGGAGAAATAACGATCGAAATAAAGAGCGATACCCTTTCTGAAGCCATCAGTATACGAGACTTCCTGGTCACTTTCAATCAG CCCCTGGCCCGCCAGGAGGAGCAGACCCGGGTCGTGCGACAGTTCCACTTCCACGGCTGGCCGGAGATCGGGATCCCCGCCGAGGGCAAAGGCATGATCGACCTCATTGCGGCcgtgcagaagcagcagcagcagacgGGCGATCACCCCATCACCGTGCACTGCAG TGCTGGAGCTGGGCGCACAGGGACTTTCATAGCACTCAGCAACATTCTGGAACGGGTCAAAGCTGAGGGACTTTTAGACGTATTCCAAGCTGTGAAGAGCTTACGACTTCAGAGGCCACATATGGTGCAAACCCTGGTAAGAAACCGTTTCCAGAGGGATCGAGAATGGTCTCATGTTGAATCTGATGTAGCTTCATTGAAGGAGTTCAAGTCCACGGGGAAGGAGGGAGGTAAAGTTTCCAAGAAAAAGAGCTAA